Sequence from the Myxococcales bacterium genome:
TCGTTGGGCGCTGGATCGCTGCAGGCGAGCACGATCAAGCAGAACGCAGACGCAGGATAGACGATGCGCATTCTAGGTGGACCTCCCTGTCCGCCGTCCGGACAATGCAAACCGCGGCGCAGGTGCAACTGCGCGGAGTCCATGGGCGACCCGCGCCGCTGTGCACGGCTTGACAGCGCACGGTGTAGGCGGGACAGCGACGTCGGCGGGTCAGTCAGGGCGGTCCGTGCGCTACCATCGGGGCGTGGCCGCCGAGGATCTGCTGAGCGCGCTGTCCCTGCCGGACTGGCTGGTCGGCCCGGCGCTGATCGTCGCCGCGGCGGCGGGCCTGGCGGTCGTGACGGGGCTGCCGACCGACGACGTCGTCGTCGACACGCTGGCCTGGACCGGGGCGTGCGGCGTGGTGACGATGCTGGTGCGCTGGTACGCGCTGCCCTACGCCCGCCTCGGCGAGGTGATCGACACGACCGGGCTCGCGCTGGTCGCGGCGGTCGGCCCGATCGTCGGCGTGCACCGGATCGCGACGGTCGGCGCCGACGCGATCGCGCTGGTCGGGCTCGGGGTCGGCGCGCTCGGCGTGCTGGTGCTCGCGCTGATCGTCCGCCGTCGTCGCCGCCGCCGCCGTTAGCGCTTGTCGCCGGACTTGCCGCGGCCGAGCAGCCGGCCCGCGCGCGAGTCTTTGCCGTCGTCGTCGCCGAACAGCTTGATGCGCTTGCCGGCCCGGTTGTGGCCGATCGCGTAGACCAGCCCGGCGATGCCCGACAGCGGCAGCAGCACCATCAGCACCGGCATCAGCAGGAACGCCGGCAGGATCTTGAGACGATCGCCGCGACCATCACGTACACCGCCGCGACCGGGATGGTCCCGCGCAGCGACCCGGCGTAGAGCCAGCCGAGCGGCCCGAAGAAGAACGACAGCGCCGACGAGATCAGCCACGACTTCTCGCCGGCCTTGGTCGGCCGGGCCAGCTCGGCCTTGACGTCGCCGGCCTTGCGCGCCAGGACCATCGCCCGCTCGAGGTCGCCGGCGCGGGCGCCGATCGACGGCTCGTCGGGCTCGGCCGGGATCTCGTCGGTGGGGCGGGCGCGTCGTCCGACCAGCTCGGCCTGGCGGCGGCGCAGCGCGTCGGCCTCGGCCCGGCGGGCCAGGATGCGCTCGCGCGCGTCGGCCTTGCGCTGGCGGTCGACCTCGGTGGTGGCGGCGACCTCGGCCTCGAGCGCGCGCAGGCGCGCGCGTACCTGATCGTCGTCGGCAGCCACGGGACGAACTATGGCATGATTCCTGGACCGAACCATGCGCCGCCTGGTCGCTGCCACGATCCTGTTCGTCACCGCGGCCTGCGCGGGGCCGCCGCTGCCATCCGAGGAGCCGCGCGCGAAGACCAGCAAGCGCACCGGCAAGCACGGCTCCGAGGCCGTGCGCGAGGCCGAGGATCCCGAGCGCGTGTCGAACAAGGGCAAGGACTGGGACGGCTGGCGCTACGGCGGGAGCCGCGACGACTGCTTCTTCGTGGTCGGCCGCACGTGCTTCTCGTCCAAGGTGGCGGCGTGCAAGGCCGCGAAGTGCGGCGGCAAGTCCTGCGTCGCCGACGGCGGAGGTCCGGCGACGATCGCGTCGCTAGCCGCGCGCCCAGCCCGGGTGATCGCGGTGGTGGTCGCCGGGCTGTACCTGGTGCCGTACGCCGGCTACCTGCTGTACCCGGTGCTGGTGCTGGCGACGGTGATCCACGAGCTCGGCCACGCGCTGGCGGTCGTGGTCACCGGCGGCGCGGTCGCGACCATCGCGCTGGCGCCCGACGGCGGCGCGGTGACGGTCCACGGCGGGGCAGCCCGGCGGTGATCGCCGCGGCCGGGCCGCTGGCGCCGGCCGTGGTCGGGGCGGTTCTGCTGGGCCGCGTCGGGCTGGCCGCGCGCGGATCGGATCGCGTTGATGGTCGTGGCGGCGACGATCGCTGCGGGCGCGGCCGGCTGGATCCGCGGCGGGTTCGCGCTGCCGGCCGCGCTGATCGGCGCCGCGGGGCTGGCGCTGTTCGCGGTGGCGCGCGCGCGGTGGCGCGCCCGGCCACGCTGGTCGTCGCGCTCGGCCTCGGCCTGGCCTGGCTGGCGCGCCGCGAGTTGTTCGGCGCGACCGCGGCCACGCCCCACGGCCGCTTGCCGTCGGACGTCCAGGCCCTCGCGGCCGCGGCCGGCGGACGACCTCGACCTGGGCGTGGGGCCCGTCGTCGGATCGCTGGCGGCGCTGGCGC
This genomic interval carries:
- a CDS encoding M50 family metallopeptidase codes for the protein MRRLVAATILFVTAACAGPPLPSEEPRAKTSKRTGKHGSEAVREAEDPERVSNKGKDWDGWRYGGSRDDCFFVVGRTCFSSKVAACKAAKCGGKSCVADGGGPATIASLAARPARVIAVVVAGLYLVPYAGYLLYPVLVLATVIHELGHALAVVVTGGAVATIALAPDGGAVTVHGGAARR